Part of the Cyanobacteriota bacterium genome is shown below.
GTCCAGATTGCTGTGGCGGCTGGGGAGGAAGCTGCTAAGAAGGTAGCGCCTCACCTTCCCAAAGAGAAGACGTTATTTTTGTCTTCCACAGTGATTCCACGTCCCCATGAAAATGTGGAAGCGGTGCTGCCAATTCACTATCGACCTGCGATCGAACAGTTTCGGTGCTAGCAAATCGGTTGATCTTTATAGTACTAAAGTATTACTATTAATAGTACTAAAGCATTAGTATGAAGATTGGTTTTGTCCCCAAGGCAAGACTACCCTAGTGCTAGTTCAAGTCACAACGACATGATGGGGTTATTGGTTTTCCCTGGCATTGTCATTGGCTCTGGCTGCTGGTCTTGTGGGCTACTAGCCCTTTGTGATGTTGTGCAGTGGGTACGATCGTCGCTGATCGCCGTGGATTAGCTATGGAACCTGGGTCAAATCAAGAGCATGGTAGCCATCAGTCCCATCCCCTATATTGGGTGATTGGTGGCATTGCCTTGGTGAGTTTGGTGTTCATGGTAGATAACTCAGTGCTAGATGGGCTACGGTCATTGTTGCGTCTTGACCAACCTGCTCTAGAACAGTGCCAAGATATTCTGCGATCGCAGGCGACCGTCTCCCGTGCCCAACTATCACAGTTACTTGCTGTGCCGCCGCAAACACGGCGAGAACATTTGACCGCGATACTGCAAACTCCCTATTGTCGCCTGTCACCGGTCACTACAGCAGAGGGCCTCACTCTAGAACGATACGCCTACCCCTTAGAGTTTGATCTCAGCGTGTGGCTGATAGTGCGTTATCACCAAGATGCCTATGTTGACTACGACTTTAGCTTTCGCTGATGGGGTTGATGTTAAGAAGGTTGATGAAAACAGCATTGCAGGGGTACAACTCCCCTTAGGCTCTACAGCCCCACGGTTAGCAGGTATGATTATCTCTGTGCATTCTAGAGTCTAGTGCATTGTCACAACTAGACTGTCGCAGTTAAATATCGGAGTTTGTAGTTGGTGCTTTAGGGCTGAAGTGCCTATTCCAGACCAAGATGTGATCTCAACATTAGGCTGTGACGTTTCACTAGCTTAGGGCAACAGGTTAGGTATCAACGTGATGACACATCCCCCATCGATCAGTGGTGAAATAGAGTTAGAAACTGTGCTTAGCGTTGATGGTGTCACTAAGCAGTTTGGTGGCCTGACAGCAGTGAACCAGGTTAGCTTCGCAGTGCAACGGGGTGAGATTTTCGGGCTAATTGGCCCTAACGGTGCGGGCAAAACTACGCTGTTCAACTTGATTACGGGGTTGATATCGCCAACACAGGGCAGTATTCGTTATCGGGGACTAGAGATCGCTGGGTTGCGCCCACATCAAATTGCTCAACGAGGCATTGCTCGCACGTTTCAAAACATTCGCCTGTTTGGCAATTGCTCTGTGTTAGCAAACTTGACGATCGCTCAGCATCTCCATACCCACAGCACCCTGCTTCAGAGCTTACTAGGGTTGCCAATTGCTCGCCGAGAAGCTCACCAAGTTCACCAGCAAGCCATGGCTCTATTGTCGCTGGTGGGGCTATCCCATCCCTATGTGCAGGCCAGTAGCTTACCCTATGGCGATCAACGGCGACTAGAAATTGCCCGTGCTTTGGCGCTTAAACCCCAACTGTTGCTGCTAGATGAGCCTGCAGCAGGCATGAACCCGACCGAGAAACGTCAACTGAGTGAGTTTATTTTGCAAATTCGCGCCCAGTTTAATTTGACGATCGTCTTGATTGAGCACCATGTCCCTCTGGTGATGGGGCTTTGCGATCGCATTGCTGTCTTAGATTTTGGACAACTCATCGCCCT
Proteins encoded:
- a CDS encoding carbon dioxide-concentrating mechanism protein CcmK — its product is MPVAVGMVEVLGHPPALAVADTMVKAARVTLVGYELVSGARLTIIVRGDVSEVQIAVAAGEEAAKKVAPHLPKEKTLFLSSTVIPRPHENVEAVLPIHYRPAIEQFRC
- a CDS encoding ABC transporter ATP-binding protein, whose amino-acid sequence is MTHPPSISGEIELETVLSVDGVTKQFGGLTAVNQVSFAVQRGEIFGLIGPNGAGKTTLFNLITGLISPTQGSIRYRGLEIAGLRPHQIAQRGIARTFQNIRLFGNCSVLANLTIAQHLHTHSTLLQSLLGLPIARREAHQVHQQAMALLSLVGLSHPYVQASSLPYGDQRRLEIARALALKPQLLLLDEPAAGMNPTEKRQLSEFILQIRAQFNLTIVLIEHHVPLVMGLCDRIAVLDFGQLIALGEPAAVKTDPAVIEAYLGTDLI